Proteins found in one Candidatus Nomurabacteria bacterium genomic segment:
- a CDS encoding pyridoxamine 5'-phosphate oxidase family protein, whose protein sequence is MNVLHKDITKRIYKDAKDVWLMQVATSTDNQPWIANVFFVLDTKMNFYWLSVPYRRHSRELSHNNKAAIAVAIKTTKPVIGLQAEGTVEIVNDIVLIEKILPEYSKKYKQGKEFIALAKKGKNKHMVYKFTPELLQLFDEANYTSEQNPITLFFEE, encoded by the coding sequence ATGAATGTATTGCATAAAGACATTACGAAACGTATATACAAAGACGCTAAAGACGTATGGCTTATGCAGGTAGCAACTTCTACAGATAATCAACCATGGATTGCAAACGTATTTTTTGTTTTAGATACCAAAATGAATTTTTATTGGCTAAGTGTACCGTACCGTAGACACAGCAGAGAGCTATCGCATAACAACAAAGCAGCGATTGCCGTTGCCATAAAAACCACGAAGCCTGTGATTGGCCTACAGGCAGAAGGTACGGTAGAAATTGTAAATGACATAGTGCTTATAGAAAAAATATTGCCAGAATATTCAAAAAAGTATAAGCAGGGCAAAGAATTTATAGCACTAGCAAAAAAAGGTAAAAATAAACATATGGTCTATAAATTCACACCAGAACTCTTGCAATTATTTGATGAAGCAAATTATACGTCAGAACAAAACCCTATAACGCTTTTTTTTGAAGAGTAA
- a CDS encoding DNA alkylation repair protein translates to MYKELEAALLAQKNPQDAAFLQRFFKTGAGEYGEGDKFLGVRVPNVRAVTKQYYKDLSIKDVAELLKSPWHEVRLSALVAMTLQFPKAELCYKTALYKLYIKNIGIGINNWDLVDISCPHIVGAYVFNTDTAALHALARGGLWQKRVAVISTFYFLRKGIVEESLYICELLVDEKHDLLQKAVGWCLREIGKIDEPVLLTFLEQHAATMPRTMLRYSLEKLPQVRRLYYMSLKK, encoded by the coding sequence ATGTACAAAGAACTAGAAGCTGCATTACTTGCTCAAAAGAACCCCCAAGACGCTGCTTTTTTGCAGCGCTTTTTTAAAACTGGGGCAGGTGAATACGGTGAAGGCGATAAGTTTTTGGGTGTACGGGTACCAAACGTACGTGCAGTTACAAAACAATACTACAAAGACCTAAGCATAAAAGATGTGGCTGAACTTTTAAAAAGTCCGTGGCATGAGGTCCGCTTAAGTGCGCTGGTAGCAATGACGCTACAGTTCCCAAAGGCAGAACTATGTTATAAAACAGCATTGTATAAGCTGTACATTAAAAACATTGGCATAGGTATAAATAATTGGGATCTCGTAGACATAAGTTGCCCGCATATTGTTGGCGCGTATGTATTTAATACAGATACAGCAGCTTTACACGCATTAGCACGTGGTGGCTTATGGCAAAAGCGGGTAGCTGTTATTAGTACGTTTTATTTTTTGCGCAAAGGTATTGTAGAAGAGTCGCTCTATATATGTGAGCTACTGGTGGATGAAAAGCATGATTTGTTGCAAAAAGCCGTTGGTTGGTGCTTGCGTGAAATAGGCAAGATAGATGAGCCTGTCTTGCTGACATTTCTTGAACAACATGCCGCCACGATGCCGCGCACAATGCTAAGGTACTCATTAGAAAAACTACCACAAGTACGTCGGTTGTATTACATGTCCTTAAAAAAATAA
- the recO gene encoding DNA repair protein RecO, with amino-acid sequence MKPETTQAIVLTRTNYGEADKIVTSLTSHGKKISIIAKGVRKPKSKLVAGTELFCVADICFVQGRGSMATLTSARLHSQHTRFLHDLNKVNLAYDVIKVVNKHTEDSDGEYYFEILKQLFAALDNTSNDIDLVRIWAWMQMLHASGHQLRLDVQANGEQYKEESAYDFDADSGGFVISPNGNFAPTHIKLLRIAQTQPLSVLQRVNMAPTYAYELTPVIKQFVENTY; translated from the coding sequence ATGAAGCCTGAAACTACACAAGCTATTGTGCTTACCAGAACAAACTATGGCGAAGCCGACAAAATTGTTACCAGTTTAACGAGCCATGGTAAAAAGATAAGTATTATTGCTAAGGGTGTACGTAAACCAAAGTCAAAACTTGTAGCTGGCACAGAACTTTTCTGTGTTGCTGATATATGTTTTGTACAAGGGAGGGGTAGCATGGCAACACTAACGAGTGCTCGCTTGCATTCACAACACACCAGGTTTTTACATGATCTAAATAAAGTAAACCTTGCCTATGATGTTATAAAGGTGGTGAATAAACATACAGAAGACAGTGATGGGGAATATTATTTTGAAATTTTAAAACAACTTTTTGCTGCTTTAGATAATACATCGAACGATATTGACCTAGTGCGAATATGGGCGTGGATGCAAATGCTACACGCAAGCGGTCATCAACTTCGCCTTGACGTACAAGCTAACGGCGAACAGTACAAAGAAGAATCTGCTTACGATTTTGACGCAGACAGTGGTGGTTTTGTCATATCACCTAATGGTAATTTTGCTCCAACACACATAAAATTACTACGCATTGCCCAAACACAGCCACTGAGTGTATTGCAACGAGTTAACATGGCACCAACCTATGCCTATGAGCTAACGCCGGTTATAAAGCAGTTTGTAGAAAACACCTATTAA
- the xseA gene encoding exodeoxyribonuclease VII large subunit, producing the protein MQPLVLTPTDFIATTNQILETSYGFFYVEGELSQFRISKGKWVYFDVIDEHAKVSFFGSVYMLPGPLTDGMIVRVGGTAKLHPQYGFSVTAQSIQPTGQGSITQAVALLAAKLQKEGLFATERKRLLPTIPTTVALVASVESAAYADFIKVTTARWPFANIEVYDTLVQGENAPDSLVRAVHAANTAPILADVLVMTRGGGSADDLAAFNDERVVRALSASRIPTMVAIGHEVDESLAELVADKRASTPSNAAELLFPDKAHELATVQAVRRSLASSASSFTAVEHSALRMQQQRLQRASETLLHAHQTMLAQQRQLLSSYNPSNVLARGYAIVQSGAAVVQSARLAVSKQQVHITFHDGTVAASVQKLIDNKE; encoded by the coding sequence ATGCAACCGTTAGTACTGACACCAACTGATTTTATCGCGACAACCAACCAGATTCTAGAAACGAGTTATGGCTTTTTTTATGTCGAAGGTGAGCTCAGCCAATTTAGAATAAGCAAAGGCAAGTGGGTGTATTTTGATGTCATAGACGAACACGCTAAAGTGTCATTTTTTGGATCTGTCTATATGCTGCCAGGGCCATTGACAGATGGCATGATTGTCCGGGTGGGAGGTACGGCCAAACTACACCCGCAATACGGTTTTAGTGTAACGGCACAAAGTATTCAACCAACAGGGCAAGGATCTATCACCCAAGCAGTGGCACTTTTGGCCGCCAAGCTACAAAAAGAAGGCTTATTTGCTACTGAACGGAAACGGCTTTTACCTACGATACCTACTACCGTGGCGCTTGTAGCTAGTGTAGAATCGGCTGCGTATGCAGATTTTATTAAAGTAACAACTGCTCGTTGGCCATTTGCTAACATAGAAGTATACGATACGCTTGTGCAGGGAGAAAATGCTCCAGATAGTTTGGTGCGCGCCGTGCACGCTGCCAACACAGCGCCGATACTGGCGGACGTGTTGGTGATGACGCGCGGTGGTGGTAGCGCGGATGATTTAGCGGCATTCAATGATGAGCGTGTGGTGCGAGCGCTATCTGCCAGCAGAATACCTACCATGGTTGCAATAGGCCATGAAGTTGATGAATCACTGGCAGAACTCGTCGCAGATAAGCGCGCGAGCACACCAAGTAATGCTGCAGAACTATTATTTCCTGATAAAGCGCATGAACTTGCTACGGTGCAGGCTGTTCGGCGCAGCCTTGCGTCTTCTGCATCTTCTTTCACCGCAGTGGAACATAGCGCCTTACGCATGCAACAGCAGCGCTTGCAACGTGCCAGTGAAACGTTATTGCATGCGCACCAAACAATGCTTGCCCAACAACGTCAGTTACTGAGTTCGTATAACCCGAGTAATGTTTTGGCTAGAGGGTATGCAATTGTACAGAGTGGTGCCGCAGTGGTACAATCTGCGCGTCTGGCAGTCTCTAAACAACAAGTACACATAACGTTTCATGATGGAACTGTTGCCGCAAGCGTACAAAAACTAATTGATAATAAGGAGTAA
- a CDS encoding S41 family peptidase, producing MQTKKTGSKRRWVVPFTRGVLLAAAFGLVFFSGIQIGSGAWSLSFSRQAVQSNKGLPNRLDYSSVDKVYNDLRQKFDGPLDEQKLIDGLKKGLVEAAGDPYTVFLNEEEANAFADDLAGVFTGIGARLEKDGEYVIVETPLQGYPAEAAGLKAKDIIIEIDGQDATGISTAEAVKRIRGEEGTSVKLVVVRNGNERLEFTIVREKIDVPSLETSYTDDGTIGIISISQFSQDTLGLMDKAVAEFTQKGVKGIIVDVRNNPGGFLNSSVDIAGKWLTPGQTIVEERRDNKTVEKFSAKTKGALNGIPTVVLVNEGSASASEILAGALKDNGAAKLVGVTTFGKGSVQETVRYDKGGLLKVTVARWFTPNGQNISESGIEPDVKVEITEQDVTDKKDPQKDKAIAELKAQF from the coding sequence ATGCAGACAAAAAAGACAGGTAGTAAAAGGCGGTGGGTAGTGCCATTCACACGTGGCGTGTTGCTTGCAGCAGCCTTTGGGCTGGTGTTCTTTTCTGGTATACAGATTGGCAGCGGGGCGTGGTCTTTATCGTTTAGCAGGCAAGCTGTTCAGTCTAACAAAGGGCTACCAAACAGGCTCGACTACAGTAGTGTAGACAAAGTATATAACGATTTACGCCAAAAATTTGATGGCCCACTAGATGAACAAAAACTTATAGATGGATTAAAAAAAGGCTTGGTAGAAGCAGCGGGTGATCCGTACACCGTCTTTTTAAATGAAGAAGAAGCCAATGCTTTTGCTGATGATTTGGCAGGAGTTTTTACCGGTATAGGGGCGAGGCTCGAAAAAGATGGTGAATATGTGATTGTAGAAACTCCTTTGCAAGGCTACCCAGCCGAAGCAGCCGGGCTAAAAGCTAAAGATATAATTATAGAAATTGACGGCCAAGATGCAACTGGAATAAGCACAGCCGAGGCTGTAAAACGAATTCGTGGCGAAGAAGGCACAAGTGTAAAACTTGTGGTTGTACGCAACGGTAACGAACGCTTAGAATTTACCATTGTACGCGAAAAAATCGATGTACCAAGCCTAGAAACCAGCTACACAGATGATGGAACTATTGGAATTATATCTATTAGTCAGTTCTCACAAGACACCTTGGGGCTTATGGACAAAGCTGTGGCAGAATTTACCCAAAAAGGGGTAAAGGGCATTATTGTAGATGTGCGTAATAACCCAGGTGGATTCTTAAACAGTTCTGTAGACATTGCAGGTAAGTGGCTCACCCCCGGGCAAACGATTGTAGAAGAACGCCGCGATAACAAAACGGTAGAAAAGTTTAGCGCCAAAACAAAGGGTGCGCTAAATGGTATTCCAACCGTCGTATTAGTAAACGAAGGTAGTGCCAGTGCCAGCGAAATTCTTGCAGGGGCGCTTAAAGACAACGGTGCTGCCAAATTAGTTGGTGTCACGACATTCGGTAAGGGTAGCGTGCAAGAAACTGTCCGTTACGATAAAGGCGGCTTGCTAAAAGTAACTGTGGCACGGTGGTTTACGCCAAATGGTCAAAACATCAGCGAAAGCGGTATTGAACCAGACGTTAAAGTAGAAATTACCGAACAAGACGTAACAGATAAGAAAGATCCTCAAAAAGACAAAGCGATTGCAGAGCTGAAAGCTCAGTTTTAA
- a CDS encoding Fic family protein → MLQQIDKAPETIQDYPDTIGILQLPYKLKIPRNFGERAALLSNYTLVDWKTVIDEVHAVVAPGSPTEQTSYQMYVQNPDGNNRQPLMAPVDRTPFVERSISKIAELSTVVTADTVEAFLRRLANVVGLMIVEAHPYRDGNGRTARTVAQLVRGDINSQDYDDDLQLVAKSRPTEGYRINSFRKRHDAMPPDSIIDALISSDIPLSDTIAYTKRVHDVIWTPYGE, encoded by the coding sequence ATGCTACAACAAATTGATAAAGCTCCAGAAACTATACAAGACTACCCAGACACTATTGGTATTCTTCAATTACCATACAAGTTAAAAATACCAAGAAATTTCGGTGAAAGAGCAGCGCTACTGTCGAATTATACGCTAGTAGATTGGAAAACTGTGATTGATGAAGTACACGCAGTTGTTGCCCCGGGGAGTCCAACGGAACAAACATCCTACCAAATGTATGTGCAAAACCCAGATGGCAATAATAGACAACCACTAATGGCACCAGTAGATAGAACGCCATTCGTAGAACGCAGTATATCTAAAATCGCTGAATTATCTACGGTCGTAACAGCAGATACGGTAGAAGCATTTTTAAGGCGTCTAGCCAATGTTGTGGGTTTAATGATCGTAGAAGCTCACCCTTATCGTGATGGAAACGGGCGTACTGCCCGTACAGTGGCTCAACTGGTGCGTGGAGATATAAACAGTCAAGATTATGATGATGATTTACAGCTAGTTGCCAAGAGTAGACCAACAGAGGGATATAGGATTAATTCATTTAGAAAGCGACATGATGCAATGCCTCCTGACAGTATAATTGATGCATTAATTAGTTCTGACATACCGCTGAGCGACACCATAGCATATACAAAAAGAGTCCACGATGTTATCTGGACTCCCTATGGCGAGTAA
- a CDS encoding methyltransferase domain-containing protein, with translation MQYIAVLGRQPEFGLAELESLLGTQAITPIGGGVANIAYDHTIPFARFGSVIKFAKVHQTIDTPSAHAVVSAFYKYIASEHPYEQGVKLKIGISDYSKTFSRHTLGQLGLTLKKELKKEGYSVRIVPNKSPILGSAQVIHNNLTAPHGIEFVMFKQAGALHYATSVYEQDIEAYTARDQARPMRDARVGMLPPKLAQTIINLATGKTTARQPAGHTVLDPFCGTGVILQEALLMGYDVYGTDLEPRMIDYSQQNLRWLTERNTHIPKNIRLQVGDASSYTWQAPLDFIVAETYLGRPLTGLLRQSDLVDLVQSVNTLHKKVLINIHSQISTNTRLCLAVPAWRTKKGFAHLPILDQLDKMGYNRIEFTHAKAKDLIYIRDNQFVGRELVVLQKN, from the coding sequence ATGCAATATATTGCTGTGTTAGGTAGACAACCAGAATTTGGTTTGGCAGAACTAGAAAGTTTGCTTGGTACGCAGGCTATTACTCCAATTGGGGGTGGTGTAGCGAATATTGCCTACGACCATACCATTCCCTTTGCACGTTTTGGTTCTGTTATTAAATTTGCAAAAGTACACCAAACTATTGATACGCCCTCTGCTCATGCAGTGGTGAGCGCTTTTTATAAATATATTGCAAGCGAGCACCCATACGAACAAGGAGTAAAGCTTAAAATAGGCATCAGTGATTATTCAAAAACGTTTTCTCGCCATACGCTAGGCCAGCTTGGGCTTACCTTAAAAAAAGAACTTAAAAAAGAAGGTTATTCGGTACGTATTGTGCCTAATAAATCACCAATACTTGGGAGCGCACAAGTAATACATAATAATTTAACGGCGCCTCATGGTATTGAATTTGTCATGTTTAAGCAAGCTGGTGCATTGCACTACGCAACATCTGTGTACGAACAGGATATCGAAGCATATACTGCTCGTGATCAGGCGCGTCCAATGCGCGATGCTCGGGTTGGTATGCTGCCCCCCAAGCTGGCGCAAACAATTATCAACTTGGCTACGGGCAAGACGACGGCTCGGCAACCAGCTGGACACACAGTGTTAGATCCCTTTTGTGGTACTGGAGTAATATTACAAGAGGCTTTACTTATGGGCTACGACGTTTACGGGACCGACCTAGAGCCACGAATGATTGATTATTCCCAGCAAAACCTTCGTTGGCTTACAGAGCGCAACACGCATATACCTAAGAATATACGTTTGCAGGTAGGTGATGCTAGCTCTTACACATGGCAAGCACCACTAGATTTTATTGTGGCAGAAACGTACCTTGGCCGCCCGCTTACAGGCTTGCTACGGCAATCTGATCTTGTAGATTTAGTCCAAAGTGTAAATACGCTTCACAAAAAAGTGCTCATTAATATCCATAGTCAAATTTCCACTAACACACGCTTGTGTCTTGCTGTTCCGGCATGGCGTACTAAAAAAGGCTTTGCTCACCTGCCCATCCTTGACCAATTAGATAAAATGGGGTACAATCGTATAGAATTTACGCACGCTAAAGCTAAAGACTTGATATATATTAGAGATAATCAATTTGTAGGTCGAGAGCTCGTGGTATTACAAAAGAACTAA
- the xseB gene encoding exodeoxyribonuclease VII small subunit, with product MPKKEFNYPAARQELNELLEWFESGAADLDKALANYKRAEELISQIESYLGDIEKKLHINVHKAE from the coding sequence ATGCCAAAAAAAGAATTTAATTACCCAGCTGCACGCCAAGAACTTAATGAACTTTTAGAATGGTTTGAATCTGGCGCAGCCGACTTAGACAAAGCACTGGCTAACTACAAGCGAGCAGAAGAGCTGATATCCCAGATAGAATCATACTTAGGTGACATAGAAAAAAAGCTTCACATTAACGTACATAAAGCAGAATAA
- a CDS encoding flippase-like domain-containing protein — translation MLSKRVKIIINAVTIIALIVLIYFSWPQITEGLKEIGGAKWSIIALMIPLQVFNFFAVGMIYYSYFTSHRHSRVTKKNMFKVALELNFVNHVFPSGGVAGFTYLGYRMKHYGVAVSRTTLAQSLRFALTFISFLILLFFGLFMLSFGDRSSGVTLYIGLSIAFLTLFGTMLAVFIISDEGRIKAFTAFLPRLVNAVLKPFKKKRGNAIDLEKIEKLFGDLHTDYEELMKDRKKLKKPFMWALLVNISEVLTIYLAYLALGQVVNPGAVILAYSVASFAGLVSILPGGIGVYEALMTTTLAASGVPKALALSATLIYRIFTMIIFVPTGFILYQLALRKGETEHISRDATVSTDTN, via the coding sequence ATGCTTTCTAAGCGCGTAAAAATAATTATCAATGCCGTTACAATCATTGCTCTTATTGTGCTAATTTACTTTTCTTGGCCACAAATTACCGAAGGCCTCAAAGAAATAGGTGGGGCAAAGTGGTCTATTATTGCGCTAATGATACCGCTGCAAGTATTTAACTTTTTTGCAGTTGGCATGATTTATTACAGCTATTTTACAAGTCATCGCCATAGCCGTGTCACAAAAAAGAATATGTTTAAGGTAGCGCTAGAGCTTAACTTTGTAAACCATGTGTTCCCAAGTGGTGGGGTGGCTGGGTTTACGTATTTGGGGTACAGAATGAAGCACTACGGTGTGGCGGTATCACGCACAACACTTGCACAGTCATTACGCTTTGCCTTAACCTTTATAAGCTTTCTGATACTACTTTTTTTTGGGTTATTTATGCTGAGCTTTGGTGATCGCAGTAGTGGTGTAACGTTATATATTGGTTTATCAATTGCATTTTTGACTTTATTTGGCACGATGCTCGCCGTGTTTATCATTAGTGATGAAGGCCGTATAAAAGCCTTTACAGCTTTTTTGCCACGGTTAGTAAATGCGGTCCTAAAGCCATTCAAAAAAAAGCGTGGCAATGCCATAGACCTAGAAAAAATCGAAAAGCTGTTTGGCGATCTGCACACCGATTACGAAGAACTTATGAAGGACAGAAAAAAGCTAAAAAAGCCCTTTATGTGGGCCTTGCTTGTAAATATTTCTGAGGTGCTCACCATATATTTAGCATATTTGGCCTTAGGGCAAGTGGTGAATCCTGGCGCGGTGATACTGGCGTATTCGGTTGCTTCTTTTGCTGGTTTGGTATCTATACTACCCGGTGGTATAGGTGTATACGAGGCGCTTATGACCACTACATTAGCCGCATCTGGCGTACCAAAGGCGTTAGCGCTTTCTGCAACACTAATTTATCGAATTTTCACAATGATTATTTTTGTACCAACTGGCTTTATTTTGTACCAACTGGCATTAAGAAAAGGCGAAACGGAACATATATCTCGCGATGCAACCGTTAGTACTGACACCAACTGA
- a CDS encoding 50S ribosomal protein L27 encodes MSHVKAGGTSKNNHDSPGQRLGVKRFGGQTVRTGEVLVRQVGQTKIAGEGTFIARNFTIHAAKDGVVHFMTRKVRTYTGKTVPRTEVIVK; translated from the coding sequence ATGTCACACGTTAAAGCTGGTGGAACAAGCAAGAACAACCACGATAGTCCCGGCCAACGGCTTGGTGTAAAACGCTTTGGTGGCCAAACTGTACGGACTGGTGAAGTACTTGTGCGCCAAGTTGGTCAAACAAAAATTGCTGGCGAAGGCACATTTATAGCACGTAATTTTACGATTCATGCCGCTAAAGATGGTGTTGTACACTTTATGACCAGAAAAGTACGTACCTACACTGGTAAAACTGTTCCTCGTACCGAAGTCATCGTTAAATAA
- a CDS encoding response regulator encodes MKILCIEPDVVLAKAFKIVFTRNHHDTIMLCLDPQAAIEQIDTQKPDAIVMELQLAPLSGLAFLHELRSYEDFSDIPVVVYSSVPQESFQADAATWRSLGVKKYFYKSTDSLQKVARFIHGVLDEA; translated from the coding sequence ATGAAAATATTATGCATAGAACCAGATGTAGTACTGGCGAAAGCCTTTAAAATCGTCTTTACGCGGAACCACCACGATACCATAATGCTGTGTTTGGATCCGCAGGCTGCCATAGAACAAATCGACACACAAAAACCAGATGCAATTGTTATGGAGCTACAACTTGCACCACTGAGTGGCCTAGCATTCTTGCACGAACTACGTAGTTATGAAGATTTTAGTGATATTCCTGTGGTAGTGTATAGCAGTGTGCCACAGGAATCGTTTCAGGCAGATGCAGCGACGTGGCGGTCATTAGGCGTAAAAAAGTACTTTTATAAATCGACAGATTCGCTACAAAAAGTGGCGCGTTTTATACATGGGGTTTTAGATGAAGCCTGA
- a CDS encoding response regulator codes for MDLQHGDATGKKILLVEDDEGLASVYQTRLEAENFTVRRVPNGEDALAAAIEFKPDLILLDAMMPKVSGFDVLDILRNTPETTNIRIIMLTALSQEADQQRAEELGVDEYLVKSQVVIADVVERIKHHLGL; via the coding sequence ATGGATTTACAACACGGCGACGCTACTGGTAAAAAAATATTACTCGTAGAAGACGATGAAGGTTTAGCAAGTGTCTATCAAACTCGGTTAGAAGCAGAAAACTTTACGGTACGGCGCGTACCAAATGGCGAAGACGCGCTAGCTGCTGCTATAGAATTTAAGCCTGATTTAATTTTATTAGACGCCATGATGCCAAAAGTAAGTGGTTTTGATGTACTAGACATTTTGCGTAACACCCCAGAAACAACCAATATTCGTATTATTATGCTTACGGCATTAAGCCAAGAGGCAGACCAACAACGTGCAGAAGAACTTGGTGTAGACGAATACTTGGTAAAAAGCCAAGTTGTCATTGCAGATGTCGTAGAGCGTATCAAACACCACCTCGGCCTGTAA
- a CDS encoding glycine--tRNA ligase, with amino-acid sequence MNKNEVQLEDIVSLAKRRGFVFQASEIYGGLAGFYDYGPLGTELANKIKQEWWKAVVTNNDNIFGVDGAIIQNPKLWEASGHVAGFTDPLVDCKNCNARFRADHLADTDSTDLQELTLLLKDKKCPNCGKATLTEPRTYNMMMKTYIGPVEDSSAVAYLRPETAGSIFTNFQNVRETMRAKIPFGIAQIGKAFRNEISPRDFIFRVRELEQMEMQFFINPHDQKDSYEQWRKFAWDFTTNKMGISDNNVAWHEHGEDERAHYAAAAHDIYFNFPFGFKELWGTHNRTDYDLSNHARVSGKDLSYFDDVTKERYTPYVIESSVGVGRMFLAVLVNAYQEDEQNGEKRIFLKLAEHLAPYRFAVSPLLKNKPELVAKAREVYVALKKKHGNVMWDDNGNIGKRYRRQDEIGTPHCIVIDFETLENDTVTIRDRDTTQQNRVSIKELIE; translated from the coding sequence ATGAATAAAAATGAAGTACAGCTAGAAGATATTGTAAGTTTGGCCAAGCGCCGTGGCTTTGTGTTCCAGGCGAGTGAGATCTATGGCGGGCTAGCTGGGTTCTATGATTATGGCCCTTTAGGAACAGAGCTCGCTAATAAAATAAAACAAGAGTGGTGGAAAGCAGTCGTTACCAATAACGATAATATATTTGGCGTAGATGGTGCGATAATTCAAAACCCTAAGCTATGGGAAGCTAGTGGGCATGTTGCAGGCTTTACCGACCCATTGGTAGATTGCAAAAATTGTAACGCCCGGTTTAGGGCAGATCATTTAGCAGATACCGATTCTACTGATTTGCAAGAACTAACCTTGTTACTCAAAGATAAAAAATGCCCAAACTGTGGCAAAGCCACCCTAACCGAACCACGCACCTATAATATGATGATGAAAACCTACATAGGCCCAGTAGAAGATAGTTCGGCCGTGGCTTATTTACGGCCAGAAACCGCTGGCTCAATATTTACAAATTTTCAGAATGTGCGCGAAACAATGCGTGCCAAAATTCCATTTGGTATCGCACAAATAGGAAAAGCGTTTCGTAACGAAATTAGCCCACGTGATTTTATTTTTAGGGTGCGCGAGCTAGAACAAATGGAAATGCAGTTTTTTATTAATCCTCATGATCAAAAAGATAGCTATGAACAGTGGCGCAAGTTTGCTTGGGACTTTACAACAAACAAAATGGGAATTTCTGATAATAATGTAGCTTGGCACGAACACGGTGAAGACGAAAGAGCACATTATGCCGCGGCAGCACATGACATTTACTTTAATTTTCCGTTTGGTTTTAAAGAACTATGGGGCACGCATAATCGTACAGATTATGATTTAAGCAACCATGCACGGGTGAGTGGTAAAGATTTAAGCTACTTTGACGATGTAACTAAAGAACGTTACACACCATATGTTATTGAATCATCGGTAGGTGTGGGAAGAATGTTCTTAGCAGTTTTGGTTAATGCATACCAAGAAGATGAACAAAATGGTGAAAAACGCATATTCTTAAAGCTCGCAGAGCACCTAGCACCTTACAGGTTTGCAGTAAGCCCACTATTGAAAAACAAGCCAGAACTTGTTGCTAAAGCTCGCGAGGTCTACGTGGCATTAAAAAAGAAGCACGGTAACGTAATGTGGGACGATAACGGTAATATTGGTAAGCGCTACCGCCGCCAAGACGAAATCGGCACACCACATTGCATAGTGATAGATTTTGAAACATTAGAAAACGATACCGTTACAATACGCGACCGCGACACCACACAGCAAAACAGAGTTTCTATTAAAGAGCTTATAGAGTAA